One window of Futiania mangrovi genomic DNA carries:
- a CDS encoding pyruvate, water dikinase regulatory protein codes for MSARRKTVTYFHLHLVSDSTGETINVLAKAAVAQFERVQPIEHSYALVRTPRQLEKVFAGIADAPGIVLFTLVNEDLRHALVRRCAELGMPCLSVLDGVLAVFEAYLGTKTTHRPGGQHQLDSGYFARIDALNYTMAHDDGQNVHELDQADVVLLGVSRTSKTPTCIYLANRGVKAANVPVVPGIPLPPIVENLRRPLVVGLLASPERLVQIRRNRLLSLSETEETDYVNPSMVRDETSAARRLYEKLGIPVIDVSRRSIEETAAAIFTLYQQRKANGG; via the coding sequence ATGTCCGCGCGCCGCAAAACGGTCACCTATTTCCATCTCCATCTCGTGTCGGACTCGACCGGCGAGACGATCAATGTCCTCGCCAAGGCTGCGGTTGCCCAGTTCGAGCGGGTGCAGCCCATAGAGCACTCCTATGCCCTTGTCCGGACCCCGCGGCAGCTCGAGAAGGTGTTCGCCGGGATCGCGGATGCCCCGGGTATCGTGCTCTTCACCCTGGTGAACGAGGATCTTCGCCACGCGCTCGTGCGCCGCTGTGCCGAACTTGGGATGCCTTGCCTGTCGGTCCTCGATGGCGTCCTCGCCGTCTTCGAAGCCTATTTGGGTACGAAGACCACACACCGTCCGGGTGGCCAGCACCAGCTGGACAGCGGGTACTTTGCCCGCATCGACGCCCTCAACTACACGATGGCGCACGATGACGGTCAGAACGTGCACGAGCTGGACCAGGCCGACGTGGTGCTTCTGGGTGTGAGCCGGACGTCGAAGACACCGACCTGCATCTATCTTGCAAACCGCGGTGTGAAGGCTGCAAACGTGCCGGTCGTACCGGGCATACCGCTGCCGCCGATCGTCGAGAACCTGCGTCGGCCACTGGTGGTAGGGCTGCTGGCATCACCGGAACGTCTGGTACAGATCCGGCGCAACCGTCTTCTGTCTCTGTCGGAGACTGAGGAGACCGATTACGTCAATCCCTCGATGGTGCGTGACGAAACGTCCGCCGCGCGGCGGCTCTACGAGAAGCTGGGCATACCGGTGATCGACGTTTCCCGCCGGTCGATCGAGGAAACCGCGGCGGCCATCTTCACCCTTTACCAGCAGCGCAAGGCGAACGGCGGATGA
- the hemE gene encoding uroporphyrinogen decarboxylase produces MSRSTEKPLLRALSGEALPTPPVWLMRQAGRYLPEYRKVRAEARDFLDLCYSPDLATEVTLQPIRRYGFDASILFADILLIPDALGQQVRFVAGEGPRLEPVRDAAAIGKLSAARVGEHMQPVYETVRRLRRELPGQVTLIGFAGSPWTVATYMVEGRGSPDQKQARLMAWTAPDVFGVLIDKLVAATVEYLSGQVAAGAEVLQLFDSWAQGFSPAMFERWVIAPTRAIVDEIRARHPGVPIIGFPRLAGAQIPHYVAATGVDAVSLDTGVDPAWARQVMPESVCLQGNLDPLCLVAGGEAMAAETRRLLDGMAGRAHVFNLGHGIVPETPPEHVSALLEIVRGR; encoded by the coding sequence ATGAGCCGTTCGACCGAGAAACCGCTTCTGCGTGCACTCAGCGGCGAGGCGTTGCCGACGCCTCCGGTATGGCTGATGCGGCAGGCTGGGCGCTACCTGCCGGAATACCGCAAGGTACGGGCGGAGGCGCGGGACTTTCTGGACCTGTGCTATTCGCCGGACCTGGCGACCGAGGTCACCTTGCAGCCAATCCGGCGCTATGGCTTCGATGCCTCGATCCTGTTTGCCGACATTCTCCTGATCCCGGATGCGCTGGGCCAGCAGGTTCGCTTCGTCGCCGGGGAGGGCCCGCGTCTCGAGCCTGTTCGCGATGCTGCCGCGATCGGGAAGCTGAGCGCCGCGCGGGTCGGAGAGCACATGCAGCCTGTCTACGAGACCGTCCGCCGGTTGCGGAGGGAACTGCCCGGACAGGTTACCCTTATCGGTTTTGCAGGGTCTCCGTGGACCGTCGCGACCTACATGGTGGAAGGGCGCGGCAGTCCGGATCAGAAGCAGGCACGGCTGATGGCATGGACAGCGCCCGATGTCTTCGGCGTGCTGATCGACAAGCTTGTCGCCGCGACCGTGGAGTATCTCTCAGGCCAGGTTGCCGCCGGGGCTGAAGTTCTGCAGCTCTTTGACAGTTGGGCGCAAGGGTTCTCGCCCGCGATGTTCGAGCGATGGGTCATCGCCCCGACGCGCGCCATCGTTGACGAGATCCGCGCCCGCCATCCGGGTGTGCCGATCATCGGTTTCCCGAGGCTGGCCGGCGCGCAGATTCCGCACTATGTCGCGGCGACGGGCGTCGATGCGGTCAGCCTCGACACCGGTGTCGACCCGGCATGGGCACGGCAGGTCATGCCGGAAAGTGTATGTCTGCAGGGCAATCTCGATCCGCTTTGCCTGGTTGCGGGGGGAGAGGCGATGGCAGCCGAGACGCGGCGTCTTCTCGACGGGATGGCCGGCCGGGCGCATGTCTTCAACCTGGGTCACGGGATCGTTCCGGAGACGCCGCCGGAACATGTGAGTGCCCTGCTCGAGATTGTGCGCGGCCGGTAG
- the hemH gene encoding ferrochelatase — translation MARKLAVVLFNLGGPDSPEAVKPFLYNLFNDPAIISVPWPVRPLLARLISSRRAPVAREIYAEIGGRSPLVPLTEEQAETLAAAIGESGEGEAKVFIAMRYWHPMADETARFVKAYGPDEIVLLPLYPQFSTTTTGSSVKDWKRAAQVAGLDVPTRTVCCYPLEEGWIAAQADLLRQAIRKSGEGPVRVLFSAHGLPKKVIASGDPYQWQVEQTSAAVAEAVGADMPEWVVCYQSRVGPLEWIGPSTEDEIARAGADGVGLVVVPIAFVSEHSETLVELDIEYAELAAHKGVASYVRVPAVATHSSFVAGLARVVGEVRGRAAGSVCPNGGRRICPAVHGRCPATQV, via the coding sequence ATGGCTCGAAAACTGGCGGTGGTGCTGTTCAACCTGGGAGGGCCGGACAGCCCCGAGGCTGTAAAGCCGTTTCTGTACAACCTGTTCAACGATCCGGCGATCATCTCGGTCCCCTGGCCGGTCCGGCCGTTGCTGGCACGGCTTATCTCGTCGCGGCGGGCCCCTGTCGCACGCGAGATCTATGCCGAGATCGGAGGGCGGTCTCCTCTCGTTCCCCTGACGGAGGAGCAGGCCGAGACGCTCGCGGCGGCAATCGGCGAGAGCGGGGAGGGCGAGGCGAAGGTTTTCATCGCCATGCGTTATTGGCATCCGATGGCTGATGAGACGGCACGTTTCGTGAAGGCATACGGGCCGGACGAGATCGTTCTGTTGCCGCTTTATCCGCAGTTCTCGACGACGACGACGGGGTCTTCGGTAAAGGACTGGAAGAGGGCGGCGCAGGTGGCGGGGCTGGACGTACCGACGCGCACGGTTTGTTGCTATCCGCTGGAGGAGGGCTGGATTGCCGCGCAGGCAGACCTGCTCCGGCAGGCGATCCGAAAGAGCGGTGAGGGCCCGGTGCGCGTCCTGTTCTCCGCACATGGTTTGCCGAAGAAGGTGATCGCGTCCGGCGATCCGTATCAATGGCAGGTGGAGCAGACTTCGGCGGCCGTGGCCGAGGCGGTTGGGGCCGACATGCCGGAGTGGGTCGTTTGCTACCAAAGCCGGGTCGGGCCGCTGGAATGGATCGGGCCTTCGACGGAGGACGAGATCGCGCGGGCAGGTGCCGATGGTGTCGGCCTTGTGGTGGTGCCGATCGCGTTCGTCTCGGAGCACTCGGAAACGCTGGTGGAGCTGGACATCGAATACGCGGAACTGGCGGCGCACAAAGGTGTGGCGTCCTACGTCAGGGTTCCGGCGGTGGCAACACACTCCTCCTTCGTCGCGGGTCTTGCGCGGGTCGTCGGGGAGGTCCGGGGACGCGCAGCGGGTTCCGTGTGCCCGAACGGTGGCCGGCGGATCTGTCCTGCAGTCCACGGACGCTGTCCGGCGACGCAGGTGTAA
- the hemJ gene encoding protoporphyrinogen oxidase HemJ, whose amino-acid sequence MAEYYLWLKTAHIVSMVAWMAALFYLPRLYVYHVSAEPGGELDDTLKIMERRLLKAIMTPAMMATWVFGLLLLGSGVAGMAEGWLHAKVVLVLLLSGFHGACAKWRKDFEAGRNTRSERFYRVANEVPTVLLIAIVLLAVVKPF is encoded by the coding sequence ATGGCCGAATATTACCTGTGGCTGAAGACGGCCCACATCGTCTCGATGGTCGCGTGGATGGCTGCGCTTTTCTATCTGCCGCGGCTTTACGTCTATCATGTGAGTGCGGAGCCTGGCGGCGAACTCGACGACACGCTGAAGATCATGGAGCGGCGGCTTCTGAAGGCGATCATGACGCCCGCGATGATGGCAACCTGGGTGTTTGGGCTCCTGTTGCTCGGTTCCGGCGTTGCCGGTATGGCCGAGGGATGGCTGCACGCCAAGGTCGTCCTTGTCCTTCTGCTGTCGGGCTTCCACGGTGCATGTGCGAAGTGGCGCAAGGATTTCGAGGCCGGGCGCAATACCCGATCGGAGCGGTTCTACCGGGTGGCGAACGAGGTGCCGACGGTGCTTCTGATCGCCATCGTCCTGCTGGCGGTGGTGAAGCCGTTCTGA
- the rho gene encoding transcription termination factor Rho: MRELKLQDLKVKSPTDLLAFAEQLNVENASSMRKQDMMFAILKELAEQECEITGEGVLEVLQDGFGFLRSPESNYLAGPDDIYVSPSQIRRFGLRTGDTVEGTIRSPKDGERYFALTRVDRINFDDPEKVRHKVHFDNLTPLYPDERLRMEIEDPTIKDMSARVMDLVAPIGKGQRALITAPPRTGKTVVLQNIARSLAANHPECYLIVLLIDERPEEVTDMQRTVKGEVVSSTFDEPAARHVQVAEMVIEKAKRLVEHGRDVVILLDSITRLGRAYNTVVPSSGKVLTGGVDANALQRPKRFFGAARNIEEGGSLTIIATALIDTGSRMDEVIFEEFKGTGNSELILDRKIADKRIFPAIDITRSGTRKEELLVPKDTLSKMYVLRRILNPMGTVDAMEFLLGKIKQTKSNSDFFDSMNT, from the coding sequence ATTCGCGAACTCAAGCTGCAGGACCTCAAGGTCAAGTCGCCCACCGATCTTCTGGCGTTCGCCGAGCAGCTGAACGTCGAGAACGCATCCTCGATGCGCAAGCAGGACATGATGTTCGCCATCCTCAAGGAGCTGGCGGAGCAGGAGTGCGAGATCACCGGCGAAGGCGTGCTTGAGGTTCTTCAGGATGGCTTCGGGTTCCTGCGCAGCCCGGAATCGAATTATCTCGCCGGTCCCGACGACATCTACGTCTCGCCTTCGCAGATCCGCCGCTTTGGCCTGCGCACCGGCGACACGGTCGAGGGGACCATCCGCAGCCCGAAGGACGGGGAGCGGTATTTCGCACTCACCCGTGTGGACCGGATCAATTTCGACGACCCCGAGAAGGTGCGCCACAAGGTGCATTTCGACAATCTGACGCCGCTCTATCCGGACGAGCGGCTGCGCATGGAGATCGAGGATCCCACGATCAAGGACATGAGCGCGCGGGTCATGGATCTCGTTGCGCCGATCGGCAAGGGCCAGCGCGCGCTGATCACCGCGCCGCCGCGCACCGGCAAAACCGTGGTGCTGCAGAATATCGCCCGCTCGCTCGCGGCGAACCATCCCGAGTGTTACCTGATCGTGCTCCTGATCGACGAGCGCCCTGAGGAAGTGACCGACATGCAGCGGACCGTGAAGGGCGAGGTCGTTTCCTCGACCTTCGACGAGCCCGCGGCACGCCACGTCCAGGTTGCCGAGATGGTGATCGAGAAGGCCAAGCGCCTGGTGGAGCATGGACGCGACGTGGTGATCCTTCTCGACTCGATCACGCGCCTCGGCCGGGCCTACAACACCGTTGTCCCAAGCTCCGGCAAGGTGCTGACCGGCGGTGTCGACGCCAACGCCCTGCAGCGGCCGAAGCGCTTCTTCGGTGCGGCCCGCAACATCGAGGAAGGCGGATCTCTGACCATCATCGCGACCGCGCTGATCGACACCGGCAGCCGCATGGACGAGGTGATCTTCGAGGAGTTCAAGGGTACCGGCAACTCCGAGCTGATCCTCGACCGCAAGATCGCCGACAAGCGCATCTTCCCGGCCATCGACATCACGCGCTCGGGCACGCGGAAAGAGGAACTTCTGGTGCCGAAGGACACGCTGTCCAAGATGTATGTCCTGCGCCGTATCCTGAACCCGATGGGGACCGTGGATGCGATGGAATTCCTCCTCGGCAAGATCAAGCAGACCAAGTCGAACAGCGATTTCTTCGACTCCATGAACACCTGA
- a CDS encoding quinone oxidoreductase family protein produces the protein MVKAIQIQRPGSPEVIEVVDLDVPAPGKGEIRVRHTAVGLNFIDTYHRSGLYPLQMPSGLGLEAAGVVEAVGSGVTGLSEGDRIAYGTGPIGSYAEARVMPADKVVKLPGSISDETGAAMMLKGMTAQYLIRRIYPVQAGETVLFHAIAGGVGLIACQWLKALGATVIGTAGSEDKADLAKAHGCDHVILYRKEDIAERVKEITGGKKVPVVFDGVGKDTWVPSLDSLQPRGLLVSYGNASGPVRDVDLGILSAKGSLFVTRPTLMHYTATPDEMRATAQDVIDVVASGKVKIDINQRYALSDARQAHEDLEARKTTGQTILIP, from the coding sequence ATGGTCAAGGCAATCCAGATCCAGCGGCCTGGCAGTCCGGAAGTCATCGAGGTTGTCGATCTCGACGTCCCGGCGCCAGGGAAGGGCGAGATCCGCGTCCGTCACACCGCGGTCGGCCTGAATTTCATCGACACCTACCATCGGTCCGGCCTCTACCCGCTTCAAATGCCCTCCGGCCTCGGCCTGGAAGCTGCCGGCGTTGTCGAGGCGGTTGGTAGCGGCGTGACCGGCCTCTCCGAGGGCGATCGTATCGCGTACGGGACAGGTCCCATCGGTTCCTACGCAGAGGCTCGCGTCATGCCAGCCGACAAGGTGGTGAAACTGCCGGGGAGCATCAGCGATGAAACCGGCGCCGCCATGATGCTGAAAGGGATGACGGCGCAGTACCTCATCCGACGCATCTACCCGGTCCAGGCGGGGGAGACGGTGCTTTTCCATGCCATCGCCGGCGGTGTCGGCCTGATCGCCTGCCAGTGGCTCAAGGCACTTGGCGCCACGGTCATCGGTACCGCCGGAAGCGAGGACAAGGCCGACCTCGCCAAAGCGCACGGTTGCGATCATGTCATCCTGTACCGCAAGGAAGACATCGCCGAACGGGTGAAGGAGATCACGGGCGGCAAGAAGGTGCCCGTCGTCTTCGACGGCGTGGGCAAGGACACATGGGTGCCTTCGCTCGATTCGCTCCAGCCGCGCGGCCTGCTCGTCAGTTACGGCAATGCCTCGGGTCCGGTCCGCGACGTGGACCTCGGCATCCTCTCGGCCAAGGGCTCGCTCTTCGTCACCAGGCCGACCCTGATGCACTACACGGCCACACCCGATGAAATGCGCGCCACCGCCCAGGATGTCATCGACGTGGTCGCATCTGGGAAGGTGAAGATCGACATCAACCAGCGCTATGCGCTGAGCGACGCGCGCCAGGCGCACGAGGATCTGGAAGCCCGCAAGACTACAGGTCAGACGATCCTCATTCCCTGA
- a CDS encoding dienelactone hydrolase family protein, whose translation MTMKTGTLTINTPDGKFSAYAAYPDNTPAPAIVVMQEIFGVNKVMRDICDSLARQGFVAVCPDLFWRIQPGIDITDQTEEEWKQAFGYFQAFDVDAGIRDVQATITHVRNMDETTGKVGTVGYCLGGKLAYLSATRTDTDAAVGYYGVGLDALLDEAGNIAVPLMLHIATEDGFVPKDAQKKVHEALDKNTHVTLHDYVGNDHAFARVGGAHYDAEAAKLANGRTATFFNNHLG comes from the coding sequence ATGACCATGAAGACCGGCACGCTCACGATCAATACACCCGACGGCAAGTTCTCGGCCTACGCCGCCTATCCGGATAACACGCCCGCACCGGCGATTGTCGTCATGCAGGAAATCTTCGGCGTGAACAAGGTGATGCGCGATATCTGCGACAGCCTCGCCCGCCAGGGCTTCGTCGCCGTCTGCCCCGACCTCTTCTGGCGCATCCAGCCGGGCATCGACATTACCGACCAGACGGAGGAGGAGTGGAAGCAGGCGTTCGGCTATTTCCAGGCCTTCGATGTCGACGCCGGCATCCGCGACGTGCAAGCGACCATCACACACGTCCGGAACATGGACGAGACGACGGGCAAGGTCGGCACGGTAGGTTACTGTCTCGGCGGAAAGCTCGCCTATCTCTCCGCGACCCGTACGGACACCGACGCGGCGGTCGGCTATTACGGCGTGGGTCTCGACGCCCTGCTGGACGAGGCGGGCAACATCGCGGTGCCGCTGATGCTGCACATTGCAACCGAGGACGGATTCGTTCCCAAGGACGCCCAGAAGAAGGTGCATGAGGCGCTCGACAAAAATACCCATGTGACGCTGCACGACTATGTCGGCAACGATCATGCGTTTGCCCGTGTCGGCGGGGCTCACTACGACGCGGAGGCCGCGAAGCTCGCCAACGGGCGGACGGCCACCTTCTTCAACAACCACCTCGGTTGA
- a CDS encoding thioredoxin domain-containing protein: MALGGIRDHLGGGFARYTVDARWLVPHFEKMLYDNAQLLRLYAHAWAETESPLYRRICREIVAWTRREMMAPDGGFASSLDADSEGEEGRFYVWTAEEIRRVLGEEDFLLFARVFDVTSGGNWEGKTILNRLSCDQLPSTEEEARLDAMRATLHAVREGRIRPGRDDKVLADWNGLMIAALADAGRMMDEPDWIALAEETFAFIVEAMTRDGRLLHSYRQGQARHAATLDDHAFMIEAAVTLYEATADSAYLDWATHWADVLDTHYRDGDGGAYFFTADDAEALIVRTKSCSDASTPSGNGMLAGTLARLHLLTGDSLYRERAEEIAATFAPLVHRNVFPLTALFCSWETIERPAQVTVIGDPDDPDTEKLLAAAHRAAPPSRALQAISPGTALPETHPAADKVEKSGVYICIGPSCSLPVSKEEAIRLDFAQRWKTTNPGRG; the protein is encoded by the coding sequence ATGGCGCTCGGCGGTATCCGCGACCACCTTGGCGGCGGCTTTGCGCGCTATACGGTCGATGCTCGTTGGCTCGTGCCGCACTTCGAGAAGATGCTCTATGACAACGCCCAGCTCCTGCGCCTCTACGCCCATGCCTGGGCCGAGACGGAGAGCCCCCTTTACCGCCGCATCTGCCGGGAGATCGTGGCCTGGACCCGGCGCGAGATGATGGCACCCGATGGCGGTTTCGCTTCGAGCCTGGATGCGGATTCCGAGGGAGAGGAAGGCCGTTTCTACGTCTGGACCGCCGAAGAGATCCGGCGCGTTCTGGGAGAGGAGGACTTTCTCCTCTTCGCCCGCGTCTTCGACGTCACGTCCGGCGGAAACTGGGAAGGAAAGACGATCCTCAACCGGCTTTCCTGCGACCAACTGCCCAGCACGGAAGAAGAAGCCCGCCTCGATGCCATGCGCGCAACCTTGCATGCCGTGCGTGAAGGGCGCATCCGGCCGGGGCGCGACGACAAGGTGCTTGCCGACTGGAACGGATTGATGATCGCCGCGCTCGCCGATGCGGGCCGGATGATGGATGAACCGGATTGGATCGCGCTTGCCGAGGAGACCTTTGCCTTCATCGTCGAGGCCATGACAAGGGACGGCCGCCTGCTTCACAGCTACCGGCAGGGACAGGCACGACATGCCGCGACCCTCGACGACCATGCGTTCATGATCGAGGCAGCCGTGACCCTCTACGAAGCAACCGCCGACAGCGCCTACCTCGACTGGGCGACCCATTGGGCGGATGTCCTCGACACCCATTATCGCGACGGCGATGGCGGCGCCTATTTCTTCACGGCTGACGACGCCGAGGCGCTGATCGTGCGCACCAAGTCCTGCTCGGATGCCTCGACACCGTCCGGAAACGGGATGCTTGCCGGAACGCTTGCCCGGCTTCACCTTCTGACGGGCGACAGCCTCTATCGCGAGCGGGCAGAGGAAATCGCCGCGACCTTCGCACCCCTCGTTCATCGCAATGTGTTTCCGCTGACCGCGCTCTTCTGCTCGTGGGAGACAATCGAACGGCCTGCCCAGGTAACCGTCATCGGCGACCCGGACGACCCGGACACAGAGAAGCTGCTCGCCGCCGCGCATCGTGCGGCACCGCCCTCGCGCGCCCTCCAGGCAATAAGCCCTGGCACAGCCCTGCCAGAGACGCATCCCGCAGCCGATAAGGTCGAAAAATCAGGTGTTTATATCTGTATCGGCCCCTCGTGCAGCCTACCCGTCTCGAAAGAGGAAGCGATCAGGCTAGACTTCGCACAACGCTGGAAAACCACGAACCCAGGGAGGGGATGA
- a CDS encoding DUF6489 family protein: protein MKVTVEMDLTPKEARELLGLPDLQPLQDAMVARMQENMEQAAARLDPEDLVKAWMPLGQQGLEQLQRFLFGAAGAAAAGRTGGTRSGEGS, encoded by the coding sequence ATGAAGGTCACCGTCGAAATGGACCTGACGCCAAAGGAAGCGCGCGAACTGCTGGGCTTGCCCGATCTGCAGCCCTTGCAGGACGCCATGGTTGCACGGATGCAGGAGAACATGGAGCAGGCCGCAGCAAGGCTGGATCCAGAGGATCTCGTGAAAGCCTGGATGCCGCTCGGACAACAGGGGCTGGAACAGCTGCAACGCTTTCTGTTCGGCGCAGCCGGAGCGGCTGCCGCCGGCCGCACAGGCGGCACCAGGAGCGGGGAAGGGTCATGA
- a CDS encoding (2Fe-2S) ferredoxin domain-containing protein, with protein MTGGRSAGDPQPYFDRHVFVCTNRRAEGHPRGCCAEKKSEPLRAYLKARVGEAEVGRVRVNASGCLDRCELGPVLVIYPEGIWYTYRTAEDLDEIIQTHLVEGGRVARLMLSPEDGPKPPPAG; from the coding sequence ATGACGGGCGGGCGTTCGGCTGGCGATCCGCAGCCCTATTTCGACAGGCACGTTTTCGTCTGTACCAACCGGCGGGCGGAGGGACATCCGCGCGGGTGTTGCGCCGAGAAGAAGTCGGAGCCACTGCGGGCCTATCTCAAGGCGCGTGTGGGAGAGGCCGAGGTGGGGCGGGTCCGGGTAAACGCATCCGGGTGCCTCGATCGGTGCGAACTGGGTCCCGTGCTCGTGATCTATCCGGAGGGCATCTGGTACACTTATCGGACCGCCGAGGATCTGGACGAGATCATCCAGACGCATCTTGTCGAGGGTGGCCGGGTCGCACGCCTGATGCTGAGTCCTGAAGACGGCCCCAAGCCGCCGCCGGCGGGCTGA
- the mnmE gene encoding tRNA uridine-5-carboxymethylaminomethyl(34) synthesis GTPase MnmE, translating to MNDRDTIFALSTAAGRAGVAVIRVSGRRAPLVAERLCGRRPQARRAERAVLRHPGTGEALDDGLVLLFPAPRSFTGEDVLELQVHGSLAVVAVLLEVLSGEKDCRPAEPGEFTRRAFHNGKLDLTQVEGLADLIDATTEAQRRQARRQVDGALGTLYDGWRERLVRVAAHLEVMIDFPDEDVPQETRDLVAGQVRMLRDELRAHLDDSRRGERLRHGVSVVILGAPNAGKSSLLNLLAQREAAIVSEIAGTTRDVIEVHLDLGGYPVTLVDTAGLRETEDRIEAEGVRRTRARAADADIRLLVRDASIPGIPDLATMAEETSPDLVVYNKIDREGVATPFHEEAVRISCRTGAGVDTLLERLGALVRARFGLTEAPVLTRARHRRALGDCVSALERFLARDLSDDAPELAAEEIRFAVGSLGRITGRVDVEDLLDVVFRDFCIGK from the coding sequence ATGAACGATCGGGATACGATTTTCGCCCTGTCAACCGCTGCGGGGCGGGCTGGGGTTGCCGTGATCCGTGTCTCGGGTCGGCGGGCACCCCTGGTCGCCGAGCGGCTTTGCGGACGCCGCCCCCAGGCGCGGCGCGCAGAGCGTGCGGTGTTGCGGCATCCGGGTACGGGCGAGGCGCTCGACGACGGTCTTGTCCTGCTGTTCCCCGCACCGCGGAGCTTTACCGGGGAAGATGTGCTGGAACTTCAGGTTCACGGAAGCCTGGCGGTGGTTGCTGTTCTTCTCGAAGTGCTGTCAGGCGAGAAGGACTGCCGGCCTGCAGAGCCGGGCGAGTTCACGCGGCGTGCCTTCCACAACGGGAAGCTCGACCTGACCCAGGTCGAAGGTCTGGCGGACCTGATCGACGCGACGACCGAGGCCCAGCGCCGGCAGGCTCGGCGCCAGGTCGATGGCGCCCTCGGTACGCTGTACGACGGTTGGCGGGAGCGCCTCGTGCGTGTAGCGGCGCACCTGGAGGTCATGATCGACTTTCCGGATGAGGATGTGCCGCAGGAGACCCGCGACCTGGTGGCGGGTCAGGTGCGGATGCTGCGGGACGAGTTACGCGCGCATCTGGACGACTCGCGGCGCGGAGAGCGCCTGCGCCACGGGGTGAGCGTAGTCATTCTCGGTGCGCCGAATGCTGGAAAATCGAGCTTGCTCAACCTGCTCGCCCAGCGGGAGGCAGCAATCGTCTCGGAGATTGCGGGCACGACGCGCGATGTCATCGAGGTGCACCTGGACCTCGGCGGCTATCCGGTTACGCTGGTCGACACCGCGGGGCTGCGGGAAACGGAAGATCGAATCGAGGCAGAGGGCGTGCGGCGAACGCGCGCCCGGGCAGCCGATGCGGATATCCGCCTTCTGGTTCGGGATGCCAGCATCCCGGGGATCCCCGACCTCGCGACTATGGCGGAAGAAACCTCGCCGGACCTCGTCGTCTACAACAAGATCGACCGGGAAGGGGTAGCGACGCCATTCCACGAGGAGGCGGTGAGAATTTCCTGCCGGACTGGCGCCGGGGTTGACACGTTGCTGGAACGGCTGGGGGCCTTGGTGCGGGCGCGCTTCGGTCTCACGGAAGCCCCTGTGCTGACCCGTGCCCGGCATCGCAGAGCGCTGGGGGATTGCGTGAGCGCCCTGGAGAGGTTCCTGGCCCGGGATCTCTCCGATGACGCGCCTGAGCTGGCGGCGGAAGAGATCCGGTTTGCGGTTGGCAGCCTTGGGCGCATAACCGGGCGGGTCGATGTTGAGGATCTGCTCGACGTGGTGTTCCGGGACTTCTGCATTGGGAAATGA